Proteins from one Fragaria vesca subsp. vesca linkage group LG6, FraVesHawaii_1.0, whole genome shotgun sequence genomic window:
- the LOC101315356 gene encoding uncharacterized protein LOC101315356 isoform 2, with the protein MDTSNPSVFVNAELLRLYVGRQVRALIQVAQSGAGSVIGNSTDGVQLIVKGTPPSPLTKFVEVIGIADSDKSIQASIWNNFGDTIDTHAYNQLCLLANGDFKHLFI; encoded by the exons ATGGATACGTCAAACCCTTCCGTTTTTGTCAATGCAGAGCTGCTGAGGTTGTATGTTGGAAGGCAAGTTCGGGCATTGATTCAGGTTGCGCAATCGGGTGCTGGATCTGTCATTGGCAATTCTACTGATGGTGTTCAGTTAATTGTAAAGGGCACCCCACCCTCTCCTCTTACAAAGTTTGTTGAGGTCATAGGTATTGCTGACAGTGATAAATCTATCCAAGCTAGCATATGGAACAACTTTGGCGACACAATTG ACACACATGCTTACAACCAGCTTTGCCTGCTTGCAAATGGAGATTTTAAGCACTTGTTCATCTGA
- the LOC101291546 gene encoding F-box/kelch-repeat protein At1g57790-like: MRTARYRKKENLELQTWSELPIELLEVISSRLSLDDNIQASAVCKRWHSAAVSVRVVNRAPLLMFFPKFGDLFEFYDPSQRRFHTVGFPQLNGSRVCYTKGGWLLLYRPRTLRVFFFNPFTQEVVKLPRFELAYQIVAFSAPPTSTSCIVFTIKHVNPTVVAISTCHPGAQEWTTVQYQNRLPFVSSIWNKLVFCNDLFYCQSLTGWVGVFNPQERTWSVLSVPPPKCPEKFFAKNWWKGKFMTEKDGDILVVYTCSTENPIVFKLDQGNMVWEEIKNLDGATVFASFLTTYANTNLPAIKRNSIYFSKIRYYGRQCISYSLEDGRYHPRNECHDWGEQDPFKTIWIDPPEGFARFD, translated from the coding sequence ATGAGAACAGCTAGATACAGGAAAAAGGAGAATTTGGAGCTTCAAACCTGGTCAGAGCTCCCTATAGAACTTCTTGAAGTCATTTCGTCTCGTTTATCTCTAGATGATAATATTCAAGCATCTGCTGTATGCAAGAGATGGCATTCAGCTGCCGTTTCCGTGCGGGTAGTCAACCGGGCACCATTACTCATGTTCTTTCCCAAATTTGGTGACCTGTTTGAATTTTATGATCCATCACAGCGCAGATTCCACACTGTGGGCTTTCCTCAGCTGAATGGGTCTAGAGTTTGCTACACCAAAGGTGGCTGGTTATTGCTATACAGACCCAGAACTCTCCGTGTGTTCTTTTTCAATCCTTTTACTCAGGAGGTGGTCAAGTTACCAAGATTTGAGTTGGCGTATCAGATTGTTGCATTCTCTGCTCCGCCAACTTCTACAAGCTGCATTGTTTTTACCATAAAACATGTCAATCCCACAGTTGTTGCTATCAGCACTTGTCATCCTGGGGCACAAGAGTGGACAACTGTTCAATATCAAAACCGGTTACCCTTTGTCAGCAGCATTTGGAACAAGCTTGTTTTCTGCAATGACCTCTTTTACTGTCAAAGCCTCACAGGTTGGGTGGGTGTATTCAACCCACAAGAACGAACTTGGAGTGTCCTTTCAGTTCCTCCTCCCAAATGCCCCGAGAAATTTTTCGCTAAGAATTGGTGGAAGGGTAAGTTTATGACTGAAAAGGATGGAGATATATTAGTTGTATATACATGTTCTACTGAAAACCCGATTGTATTCAAGTTGGACCAGGGAAACATGGTCTGGGAAGAGATCAAAAACCTAGATGGTGCGACTGTTTTTGCTAGTTTCTTGACAACATATGCAAACACCAACCTCCCTGCAATAAAGAGAAATAGTATCTACTTCTCCAAAATTCGTTATTATGGAAGGCAGTGCATATCATACTCACTGGAGGATGGCAGATATCATCCTCGCAACGAGTGCCATGACTGGGGAGAGCAAGATCCTTTCAAGACCATCTGGATTGACCCACCAGAAGGCTTTGCAAGATTCGACTAA
- the LOC101291064 gene encoding heterogeneous nuclear ribonucleoprotein Q-like isoform 2 has product MPKTRENATGDAPERPVESEERVDFDGDNDQDETIEEEVEYEEVEVEEEVEEEEEEEEDEDPEEEEEEEKKGDTEDEEDKKKHAELLVLPQHGSEVYLGGIPHDASEEDLRGFCESIGEVTEVRIMKGKDSGEAKGYAFITFKNKELASKAIEELNNSQLKGKKIKCSTSQAKHRLFIGNVPRHWGEEDMKKAVTDIGPGVITVELLKEPQNSSRNRGFAFIEYYNHACADYSRQKMSTSKFKLDTNAPTVSWADPKNAESSASSQVKAVYVKNLPKDITQDDLKALFDHHGKITKVVVPPAKAGQEKSRFGFVHFADRASAMKALQNTEKYEIGGQVLECSLAKPQADQKSSGASNHHKSAPFPTYPPHIGYGMVGGGPFGAMGAGYGGGAGFAQPLIYGRGPTPAGMAMMPMLLPDGRIGYVLQQPGLQPHAPPPQPRGGRSGGTSSGGRRSNDSNRGRNRYNPY; this is encoded by the exons ATGCCGAAAACAAGGGAAAATGCTACCGGAGATGCACCTGAAAGGCCCGTAGAATCTGAGGAGCGGGTGGACTTTGATGGAGATAACGATCAGGATGAAACAATAGAAGAAGAGGTTGAGTATGAAGAAGTAGAGGTAGAGGAGGAGGTGGAAGAAGAGGAAGAGGAAGAGGAAGATGAAGATCCAGAAGAGGAGGAAGAGGAAGAAAAAAAGGGAG ACACAGAAGATGAAGAGGATAAAAAGAAACATGCGGAGCTTCTTGTACTCCCTCAGCATGGATCAGAGGTATATCTTGGCGGTATTCCTCATGATGCATCTGAAGAGGATTTAAGGGGCTTTTGTGAATCTATTGGAGAAGTGACTGAG GTTAGAATAATGAAGGGAAAAGATTCGGGTGAGGCTAAAGGTTATGCTTTTATAACCTTCAAAAACAAGGAACTAGCTTCTAAGGCAATAGAGGAACTGAATAACTCTCAATTAAAG GGAAAAAAGATCAAGTGTTCAACATCGCAAGCCAAGCATCGTCTGTTCATCGGAAATGTTCCCAGACATTGGGGAGAGGAAGATATGAAAAAGGCTGTGACAGATATAGGGCCAGGAGTTATCACTGTGGAACTGTTGAAG GAACCACAGAACTCCAGTCGGAACCGTGGATTTGCTTTCATCGAGTATTATAATCATGCATGTGCAGACTACTCTAGACAAAAGATGTCAACCTCAAAGTTCAAGCTTGATACCAATGCCCCAACTGTGAGTTGGGCGGATCCCAAGAATGCAGAATCCTCTGCTTCCTCTCAG GTTAAGGCAGTGTATGTCAAGAATCTACCAAAAGACATCACTCAGGATGATCTAAAAGCGCTTTTTGACCATCATGGAAAGATCACAAAGGTCGTTGTCCCGCCTGCAAAAGCAGGACAGGAAAAGAGCAGATTTGGTTTTGTGCACTTTGCAGACAGGGCCAGTGCCATGAAGGCATTGCAGAACACTGAAAAATATGAAATTGGTG GTCAAGTTTTGGAGTGTTCTTTGGCAAAGCCACAAGCAGATCAGAAATCTTCTGGTGCATCAAATCATCACAAGTCAGCCCCATTTCCAACCTACCCACCACATATTGGTTATGGCATGGTAGGGGGTGGTCCGTTTGGTGCCATGGGTGCTGGATATGGTGGTGGTGCAGGATTTGCACAA CCACTGATCTATGGGAGGGGACCTACACCTGCTGGTATGGCCATGATGCCTATGCTTTTGCCGGATGGAAGAATTGGATATGTCTT GCAGCAGCCTGGATTACAACCACATGCCCCTCCACCGCAGCCCCGAGGTGGAAGAAGTGGTGGCACCTCAAGTGGTGGAAGGCGCAGCAATGATAGCAACCGTGGCCGTAATCGATACAACCCATATTAA
- the LOC101309571 gene encoding uncharacterized protein LOC101309571 — MLPEAQHVADRAGLILEVAVVWAGQEACNKGPNTQTTQTTTTNLDDNPSPPPPSEARNPRSSSLHLRRCCHRVALSSPEKKLVANTTHKEQTGLILNTSPLCCPRMTSANSNTVDRIDMFYGKNNAACRS; from the exons ATGCTACCAGAAGCCCAACACGTTGCAGACCGAGCAGGCCTCATCTTGGAGGTCGCTGTAGTCTGGGCTGGGCAGGAGGCATGCAACAAAGGGCCAAACACGCAAACCACGCAAACCACAACAACAA ATCTGGATGATAATCCATCCCCCCCCCCCCCCTCCGAGGCGAGGAATCCTCGATCATCCTCTCTCCATCTCCGTCGTTGTTGTCACCGTGTCGCGCTTTCATCTCCTG AAAAGAAGCTTGTTGCAAATACTACTCACAAAGAGCAAACTGGTTTGATATTGAACACTAGTCCACTCTGCTGCCCCAGGATGACAAGTGCTAATAGCAACACTGTGGACCGGATTGACATGTTTTATGGTAAAAACAATGCAGCTTGTAGAAGTTGA
- the LOC101291064 gene encoding heterogeneous nuclear ribonucleoprotein Q-like isoform 1 — protein MPKTRENATGDAPERPVESEERVDFDGDNDQDETIEEEVEYEEVEVEEEVEEEEEEEEDEDPEEEEEEEKKGGDIESNGKKSADGDEEMKLADTEDEEDKKKHAELLVLPQHGSEVYLGGIPHDASEEDLRGFCESIGEVTEVRIMKGKDSGEAKGYAFITFKNKELASKAIEELNNSQLKGKKIKCSTSQAKHRLFIGNVPRHWGEEDMKKAVTDIGPGVITVELLKEPQNSSRNRGFAFIEYYNHACADYSRQKMSTSKFKLDTNAPTVSWADPKNAESSASSQVKAVYVKNLPKDITQDDLKALFDHHGKITKVVVPPAKAGQEKSRFGFVHFADRASAMKALQNTEKYEIGGQVLECSLAKPQADQKSSGASNHHKSAPFPTYPPHIGYGMVGGGPFGAMGAGYGGGAGFAQPLIYGRGPTPAGMAMMPMLLPDGRIGYVLQQPGLQPHAPPPQPRGGRSGGTSSGGRRSNDSNRGRNRYNPY, from the exons ATGCCGAAAACAAGGGAAAATGCTACCGGAGATGCACCTGAAAGGCCCGTAGAATCTGAGGAGCGGGTGGACTTTGATGGAGATAACGATCAGGATGAAACAATAGAAGAAGAGGTTGAGTATGAAGAAGTAGAGGTAGAGGAGGAGGTGGAAGAAGAGGAAGAGGAAGAGGAAGATGAAGATCCAGAAGAGGAGGAAGAGGAAGAAAAAAAGGGAGGTGATATAGAATCTAATGGGAAAAAAAGCGCAGATGGTGATGAAGAGATGAAACTTGCAGACACAGAAGATGAAGAGGATAAAAAGAAACATGCGGAGCTTCTTGTACTCCCTCAGCATGGATCAGAGGTATATCTTGGCGGTATTCCTCATGATGCATCTGAAGAGGATTTAAGGGGCTTTTGTGAATCTATTGGAGAAGTGACTGAG GTTAGAATAATGAAGGGAAAAGATTCGGGTGAGGCTAAAGGTTATGCTTTTATAACCTTCAAAAACAAGGAACTAGCTTCTAAGGCAATAGAGGAACTGAATAACTCTCAATTAAAG GGAAAAAAGATCAAGTGTTCAACATCGCAAGCCAAGCATCGTCTGTTCATCGGAAATGTTCCCAGACATTGGGGAGAGGAAGATATGAAAAAGGCTGTGACAGATATAGGGCCAGGAGTTATCACTGTGGAACTGTTGAAG GAACCACAGAACTCCAGTCGGAACCGTGGATTTGCTTTCATCGAGTATTATAATCATGCATGTGCAGACTACTCTAGACAAAAGATGTCAACCTCAAAGTTCAAGCTTGATACCAATGCCCCAACTGTGAGTTGGGCGGATCCCAAGAATGCAGAATCCTCTGCTTCCTCTCAG GTTAAGGCAGTGTATGTCAAGAATCTACCAAAAGACATCACTCAGGATGATCTAAAAGCGCTTTTTGACCATCATGGAAAGATCACAAAGGTCGTTGTCCCGCCTGCAAAAGCAGGACAGGAAAAGAGCAGATTTGGTTTTGTGCACTTTGCAGACAGGGCCAGTGCCATGAAGGCATTGCAGAACACTGAAAAATATGAAATTGGTG GTCAAGTTTTGGAGTGTTCTTTGGCAAAGCCACAAGCAGATCAGAAATCTTCTGGTGCATCAAATCATCACAAGTCAGCCCCATTTCCAACCTACCCACCACATATTGGTTATGGCATGGTAGGGGGTGGTCCGTTTGGTGCCATGGGTGCTGGATATGGTGGTGGTGCAGGATTTGCACAA CCACTGATCTATGGGAGGGGACCTACACCTGCTGGTATGGCCATGATGCCTATGCTTTTGCCGGATGGAAGAATTGGATATGTCTT GCAGCAGCCTGGATTACAACCACATGCCCCTCCACCGCAGCCCCGAGGTGGAAGAAGTGGTGGCACCTCAAGTGGTGGAAGGCGCAGCAATGATAGCAACCGTGGCCGTAATCGATACAACCCATATTAA
- the LOC101315356 gene encoding uncharacterized protein LOC101315356 isoform 1 translates to MFLQDMDTSNPSVFVNAELLRLYVGRQVRALIQVAQSGAGSVIGNSTDGVQLIVKGTPPSPLTKFVEVIGIADSDKSIQASIWNNFGDTIDTHAYNQLCLLANGDFKHLFI, encoded by the exons ATGTTTTTGCAGGACATGGATACGTCAAACCCTTCCGTTTTTGTCAATGCAGAGCTGCTGAGGTTGTATGTTGGAAGGCAAGTTCGGGCATTGATTCAGGTTGCGCAATCGGGTGCTGGATCTGTCATTGGCAATTCTACTGATGGTGTTCAGTTAATTGTAAAGGGCACCCCACCCTCTCCTCTTACAAAGTTTGTTGAGGTCATAGGTATTGCTGACAGTGATAAATCTATCCAAGCTAGCATATGGAACAACTTTGGCGACACAATTG ACACACATGCTTACAACCAGCTTTGCCTGCTTGCAAATGGAGATTTTAAGCACTTGTTCATCTGA
- the LOC101309858 gene encoding uncharacterized protein LOC101309858: MSKLIPGEMLYLYLAVFDTTGSSALIRTDNAIELPVYYVGKGFTLAESRYPNIEKMALALIVTARKLRHYFQAHFITLFTNCPLRQSNQIEVKKAPLEAEPSWKLYVDGSVTKAKSGEGIILVSPDGFKYKYALEFKFATSNNAAEYKVLIGGLQLPQEIRVRRVQVFSDSQLVVNQVSGTFEANEPHLNSYQTLAKALLHRFESATVTQVPRKENSNADALARLATGTRQKGRKKVKIEILDRPSITKTISEIFAISIGPREPTWMDPIIEFIKEGARPKNRRQVRKLQSRCARYTLINNKLYRRGYCFPNLKCVSIEEGETILRDIHEGVCDNHSGSRSMSHKALRTGYFWPNMGKMEEKPFAQWGPDLVGKLPTAPGQFKYVIVEVDYYTKWVEAELLSRITIDSVPETIVTHNGTQFNNPNLIQFTEDMGTQMVFASVAHPKTNGQIEAVNKIIKKLLKKKLDDAKGLWA; this comes from the exons ATGTCAAAGCTGATTCCCGGAGAAATGTTATACCTGTACTTAGCAGTGTTCGACACAACAGGGAGTTCAGCCTTAATCAGGACAGATAATGCCATCGAGCTCCCGGTGTATTATGTGGGAAAGGGTTTCACCTTGGCAGAAAGTAGGTACCCGAACATCGAGAAGATGGCTCTGGCGCTCATCGTGACGGCTCGGAAGCTAAGACATTACTTCCAAGCACATTTCATCACCTTATTCACTAATTGCCCGCTCCGGCAG AGTAATCAGATTGAGGTGAAGAAGGCCCCTCTGGAGGCAGAGCCAAGTTGGAAGCTGTATGTGGATGGCTCTGTAACCAAAGCCAAGAGCGGAGAGGGAATAATATTAGTCAGCCCGGATGGGTTCAAGTACAAGTACGCCCTAGAATTCAAGTTTGCCACATCCAACAATGCAGCTGAATACAAAGTGTTGATCGGGGGACTACAGTTGCCACAAGAAATAAGAGTAAGGAGAGTACAGGTATTTAGTGACTCGCAGCTGGTGGTGAACCAGGTCAGCGGGACCTTTGAGGCCAACGAGCCACATCTAAATTCCTATCAGACATTGGCAAAGGCTCTCTTGCACAGGTTTGAATCAGCAACGGTCACCCAAGTACCCAGGAAGGAGAACAGTAATGCTGATGCTTTGGCAAGACTAGCCACCGGCACCCGTCAGAAAGGGCGCAAGAAGGTCAAGATCGAGATCCTAGATCGGCCTAGCATTACAAAGACGATCTCGGAGATATTTGCCATCTCCATTGGCCCCAGGGAGCCCACGTGGATGGACCCAATTATTGAGTTCATAAAGGAAGGAGCCCGCCCGAAGAACAGGCGACAGGTGAGGAAGTTGCAGTCGCGGTGTGCCAGATACACCCTGATAAACAACAAGTTATACCGCAGGGGTTATTGCTTCCCCAACCTTAAATGTGTGTCCATAGAGGAAGGTGAGACCATTCTCCGGGATATCCATGAAGGAGTCTGCGACAATCATTCTGGGTCAAGGTCAATGTCCCACAAGGCACTGAGAACGGGATATTTCTGGCCTAACATGGGAAAGATGGAGGAAAAA CCGTTCGCGCAGTGGGGACCAGACCTAGTCGGGAAGCTCCCCACAGCTCCCGGGCAGTTCAAATATGTCATCGTGGAGGTGGATTACTACACAAAATGGGTTGAAGCAGAACTGTTAAGTCGAATAACCATCGACAGT GTCCCGGAGACAATCGTCACCCACAACGGCACCCAGTTCAACAACCCAAATCTCATACAATTCACTGAGGACATGGGGACCCAGATGGTGTTCGCATCGGTGGCTCACCCAAAGACCAACGGGCAAATAGAGGCAGTCAACAAGATCATCAAAAAATTGCTAAAGAAGAAGTTGGACGATGCCAAAGGGTTATGGGCATAG